The Castor canadensis chromosome 8, mCasCan1.hap1v2, whole genome shotgun sequence genome contains a region encoding:
- the Desi1 gene encoding desumoylating isopeptidase 1 encodes MEPPNLYPVKLYVYDLSKGLARRLSPIMLGKQLEGIWHTSIVVHKDEFFFGSGGISSCPPGGTLLGPPDSVVDVGSTEVTEEIFLEYLSSLGESLFRGEAYNLFEHNCNTFSNEVAQFLTGRKIPSYITDLPSEVLSTPFGQALRPLLDSIQIQPPGGNTVGRPNGQS; translated from the exons ATGGAGCCGCCGAATCTCTATCCGGTGAAGCTCTACGTTTACGACCTGTCCAAGGGCCTGGCCCGGCGGCTCAGCCCCATCATGCTGG GGAAACAACTGGAAGGCATCTG GCACACCTCCATAGTTGTGCACAAGGATGAGTTCTTCTTTGGCAGTGGCGGTATCTCCAGCTGTCCCCCG GGAGGAACATTGCTTGGGCCCCCAGACTCTGTGGTTGATGTGGGAAGCACAGAAGTCACAGAAGAAATCTTTCTGGAGTACCTGTCCTCCCTGGGGGAGTCTCTGTTCCG AGGTGAAGCCTACAACCTATTTGAACACAACTGTAACACCTTTAGCAATGAAGTTGCACAGTTCCTGACTGGGCGGAAGATCCCTTCTTACATCACTGATCTGCCCTCTGAAGTTCTTTCCAC GCCCTTCGGACAGGCACTTCGGCCCCTCCTGGACTCCATTCAGATCCAACCTCCTGGAGGGAACACCGTGGGCAGACCCAACGGCCAAAGCTAA